In Nostoc sp. GT001, a genomic segment contains:
- a CDS encoding bifunctional riboflavin kinase/FAD synthetase: MLNLSKNGCSVRVAFSSVGLLTPTAVALGKFDGVHLGHQRVIQPVLHTGHLSGASSPHSKGNQLTNQEYTYSTVVTFDPHPQEFFTGQPRTLLTPLDEKVQQLRSLGVEQLVLLPFDKELSALTPEEFVEKILVQQLRCQRISIGQDFCFGEKRSGTAKDLQLIAAKYNIPVAIVPLQTYTGDSPIQSSCVSTTPAQDARISTSLIRQTLEQGDIENANLLLGRPYTLLGDVVQGQQLGRTIGFPTANLQLPKEKFLPRQGVYAVRVFTLDETTDTAPSENLGVMNIGNRPTVNGTYSSAEVHLFDWSGDLYGKKLVVQLVKFLRPEQKFPSLEALKTQIQLDCVVAREVLSAGAES; this comes from the coding sequence GTGCTAAATTTGTCTAAAAATGGGTGTTCTGTGCGGGTTGCTTTTTCTAGCGTTGGGCTACTAACGCCGACTGCTGTTGCCCTTGGCAAGTTTGATGGCGTTCATCTTGGTCATCAAAGGGTAATTCAACCAGTCTTGCACACTGGTCACTTGTCAGGAGCTAGTAGTCCGCACTCCAAGGGAAATCAACTGACAAATCAAGAATATACCTATTCAACAGTTGTCACCTTTGACCCCCATCCACAAGAGTTCTTTACAGGGCAACCCCGGACTTTGTTAACGCCACTGGATGAAAAAGTCCAACAATTGCGATCGCTTGGGGTAGAACAGCTGGTACTACTGCCCTTTGACAAAGAATTATCTGCTTTGACTCCCGAAGAATTCGTCGAAAAAATTCTTGTGCAACAACTGCGATGCCAACGAATTAGCATCGGGCAGGATTTTTGCTTTGGTGAAAAGCGTAGTGGTACTGCTAAAGATTTGCAATTAATCGCCGCCAAGTACAATATCCCTGTTGCGATCGTTCCTTTACAAACTTATACAGGTGACTCGCCCATTCAAAGTAGTTGCGTCAGTACTACTCCGGCTCAGGATGCCCGCATTAGCACTTCATTGATCCGCCAAACCCTTGAGCAGGGAGATATCGAAAACGCAAATCTACTACTAGGACGCCCTTACACCCTCCTTGGTGATGTCGTTCAAGGTCAACAATTGGGCAGAACAATTGGCTTTCCCACCGCTAATCTTCAACTACCAAAAGAAAAGTTTTTACCCCGCCAAGGAGTATACGCTGTCCGCGTTTTCACTCTCGATGAAACAACAGATACCGCTCCTAGTGAGAACTTGGGTGTCATGAATATCGGTAATCGTCCAACTGTAAACGGTACTTATTCATCTGCGGAAGTACATTTATTCGATTGGTCAGGTGATTTGTATGGCAAAAAACTGGTCGTGCAGCTAGTTAAATTTTTGCGCCCTGAACAAAAATTTCCTTCTCTCGAAGCCCTGAAAACACAAATTCAACTTGACTGCGTTGTTGCTAGAGAAGTTTTGAGTGCTGGAGCGGAAAGTTAA
- a CDS encoding MoxR family ATPase, with translation MREKIDALTQNLALTIVGKAEAIRLVLVALLGGGHALLEDVPGVGKTLLAKSLARSLDGKFQRLQCTPDLLPTDITGTNIWNPKSGEFTFLPGPVFTNVLLADEINRATPRTQSALLEVMEEHQVTVDGVSRPVPQPFFVIATQNPIEYQGTFPLPEAQMDRFMLSLSLGYPSEAEELLMLQNLQNGIKVADLQPCITLAEVQELRYLCSQVKVATSLQQYILELVRVTRQDEEIALGVSPRGTLALQRAAQALAFLSGRDYAIPDDVKFLVPHVLCHRLIARGGRNSRTVVERLLRSVSIP, from the coding sequence ATGAGAGAAAAAATCGACGCTTTAACACAAAATCTAGCTCTTACCATCGTTGGCAAAGCTGAAGCAATACGCTTAGTGCTAGTCGCCTTATTGGGTGGTGGTCATGCCCTCCTAGAAGATGTCCCTGGTGTTGGTAAAACCCTCCTCGCTAAATCTCTAGCTCGTTCACTGGATGGCAAATTTCAACGGCTACAATGCACTCCCGATTTACTGCCAACAGATATCACAGGCACCAACATCTGGAATCCTAAAAGCGGCGAATTTACTTTTCTTCCTGGGCCAGTCTTTACCAATGTGTTACTAGCTGACGAAATCAATCGTGCTACGCCCCGCACTCAGTCAGCGTTGCTGGAAGTTATGGAAGAACACCAGGTAACAGTCGATGGTGTCTCTCGTCCAGTTCCCCAACCCTTCTTTGTCATCGCCACTCAAAACCCTATCGAGTATCAAGGTACTTTTCCCCTGCCGGAAGCGCAAATGGATCGGTTTATGTTGTCGCTGAGTTTAGGCTATCCTTCCGAGGCAGAAGAACTCCTGATGCTGCAAAATCTTCAAAATGGTATAAAGGTTGCTGATTTGCAGCCTTGTATTACCTTGGCAGAAGTACAGGAATTGCGTTACCTCTGTTCTCAAGTAAAAGTAGCAACTTCCTTGCAACAGTACATTCTCGAATTGGTGCGGGTAACACGCCAAGATGAGGAAATTGCCCTTGGCGTCAGTCCACGTGGCACATTAGCATTGCAACGAGCTGCCCAAGCCCTAGCTTTTCTATCAGGGCGTGATTATGCGATTCCTGATGATGTGAAGTTTCTCGTCCCTCACGTTCTTTGCCATCGCCTTATTGCTAGAGGAGGACGCAATTCAAGAACTGTTGTTGAGCGATTATTGCGATCGGTTTCTATTCCTTAA
- a CDS encoding MBL fold metallo-hydrolase, whose protein sequence is MSRIENQFTVQFWGVRGSIPSPGPHTVRYGGNTPCISMQAGDKRLVFDAGTGLHVLGQSLLRQMPLEAHIFFTHSHWDHMQGFPFFTPGFVKGNEFHIYGAIAPDGSTIEQRLNDQMLHPNFPVPLQIMQANLNFYDVRPGQPIDIDDLTVETAPLNHPGEAVGYRVNWRGGAATYITDTEHFPDRLDDNVLWLARNADILIYDSTYTDEEYHSPKSPKIGWGHSTWQEAVKVAQAANVKTLVIYHHDPAHDDDFLDRVGKEAAEKFPGAIMAREGLVLQVPTSVALSESFPVSKLSS, encoded by the coding sequence ATGTCTAGGATAGAGAATCAATTTACCGTACAATTTTGGGGCGTTCGCGGTAGCATCCCCAGCCCAGGGCCACACACTGTTCGTTACGGCGGTAATACCCCTTGCATATCAATGCAAGCGGGCGATAAACGCTTAGTTTTCGATGCTGGCACGGGACTACATGTTTTGGGGCAATCTCTGTTGCGCCAAATGCCGTTAGAAGCTCACATATTTTTTACCCACTCTCACTGGGATCACATGCAAGGTTTTCCCTTCTTTACACCAGGGTTTGTGAAGGGGAATGAATTTCATATTTACGGCGCGATCGCACCTGATGGTTCTACCATAGAACAGCGCCTCAACGATCAAATGTTGCACCCGAACTTCCCCGTACCCTTGCAAATTATGCAAGCCAATTTAAATTTCTACGATGTTCGACCGGGGCAACCAATCGATATCGATGACCTTACCGTAGAAACAGCACCTTTAAACCATCCAGGTGAAGCTGTCGGATACCGCGTCAACTGGCGTGGTGGTGCAGCTACTTACATCACTGATACCGAACATTTTCCCGATCGACTCGATGACAATGTGTTGTGGCTAGCTCGTAATGCCGACATCTTAATTTACGATTCTACCTACACAGACGAGGAATACCACTCGCCAAAATCCCCAAAAATTGGCTGGGGACATTCTACCTGGCAAGAAGCGGTAAAAGTGGCACAAGCTGCTAACGTCAAAACTCTGGTGATTTACCACCACGACCCGGCGCACGATGACGACTTTTTGGATCGTGTCGGCAAAGAAGCTGCTGAAAAATTTCCTGGTGCTATTATGGCACGGGAAGGATTGGTACTTCAGGTTCCGACTTCAGTTGCCTTATCAGAATCTTTTCCTGTTAGTAAGTTGTCTTCCTAA